From a region of the Myroides sp. JBRI-B21084 genome:
- a CDS encoding response regulator transcription factor produces MRNKDIKILLVDDDADILEIVGFNLEAENYQVYTAKNGKEALKIAKTEVPNLVILDVMMPEMDGIETCENMRKIPELNNTIITFLTARGEDYSQVAGFDVGADDYITKPIKPKLLVTKVKALLRRVKEDSATNDVLKIGTIEINREEYKIIKDNTEFVLPRKEFELFYLLASKPGKVFKREEILDKVWGNEVIVGGRTIDVHIRKLREKIGDDLFKTIKGVGYKIEI; encoded by the coding sequence ATGAGAAATAAGGATATTAAGATCTTATTGGTTGATGACGATGCAGATATTTTAGAAATAGTAGGTTTTAACTTAGAAGCAGAAAATTACCAAGTTTACACCGCTAAAAATGGTAAAGAAGCCTTAAAAATTGCCAAAACAGAAGTTCCTAATTTAGTGATTTTAGATGTGATGATGCCCGAAATGGACGGTATTGAAACTTGTGAAAACATGCGTAAAATACCCGAACTTAACAACACTATAATTACTTTTTTAACCGCACGTGGCGAAGATTATTCACAAGTAGCTGGTTTTGATGTAGGGGCCGATGATTACATTACCAAACCCATAAAACCCAAATTATTGGTTACAAAAGTAAAAGCTTTATTAAGAAGGGTTAAAGAAGATTCTGCAACGAACGATGTTCTTAAAATTGGTACTATTGAGATTAACAGAGAAGAATATAAAATTATAAAAGACAATACCGAATTTGTTTTGCCTAGAAAAGAATTTGAATTGTTTTATTTACTTGCTTCAAAACCAGGAAAAGTTTTTAAACGCGAAGAAATTTTAGACAAAGTTTGGGGAAACGAAGTTATTGTTGGAGGCCGAACCATTGATGTTCACATACGTAAATTACGCGAAAAAATTGGCGACGATTTATTTAAAACCATTAAAGGGGTAGGCTATAAAATAGAAATTTAA
- a CDS encoding sensor histidine kinase, producing the protein MGVKYRKSYKFAAKSAAVISLFAMLLLVMLQYFYFNINVLFTAIFVLVFFCFSFFVLQYRVERFIYRRIQKIYKEVSILDESVLRNQPITTDMQTLMYEVNKFASEKKIEIELLKVQEEYRREFIGNVAHELKTPLFTVQGYISTLLEGGVKDKTIRKKYLDRADKGIDRLIDIVNDLDMITKLETNELKLNVQVFDIVALFQSVFDLLEMKADKKDITLMFDKDHYRSIYVKGDREKINQVILNLIDNSIKYGKENGTTEVSIKNLTDKKLLIRITDNGFGIEKKHINRLFERFYRTDSSRSRDIGGSGLGLSIVKHIIEAHNEHIYVESNLGVGSEFSFTIEKADKK; encoded by the coding sequence ATGGGTGTAAAATATCGTAAATCGTATAAATTTGCGGCAAAATCGGCCGCAGTTATTTCCCTATTTGCAATGTTACTTTTGGTAATGTTGCAATATTTTTATTTTAACATAAATGTACTTTTTACAGCAATTTTTGTACTTGTGTTTTTTTGCTTTAGCTTTTTTGTTTTGCAATACCGTGTAGAGCGTTTTATTTACCGCCGTATTCAAAAAATTTATAAAGAAGTAAGTATTTTAGACGAGTCGGTTTTGCGCAACCAACCCATTACTACAGATATGCAAACACTTATGTATGAAGTAAATAAGTTTGCTAGCGAAAAAAAAATTGAAATTGAATTACTAAAAGTTCAAGAAGAATACCGTCGCGAGTTTATTGGAAATGTGGCCCACGAACTTAAAACGCCATTGTTTACTGTACAAGGATATATTTCTACTTTGTTAGAAGGCGGTGTTAAAGACAAAACCATCCGAAAAAAATATTTAGACCGTGCCGATAAAGGAATTGATCGATTAATTGATATCGTAAACGATTTAGATATGATTACTAAGTTAGAAACCAATGAGTTAAAGCTTAATGTTCAAGTGTTTGATATTGTGGCGCTTTTTCAAAGTGTTTTTGATTTATTAGAAATGAAAGCCGATAAAAAAGACATTACCTTAATGTTTGATAAAGATCATTACAGGTCTATTTATGTAAAAGGCGATCGTGAGAAAATTAATCAAGTAATCTTAAATTTAATTGATAATTCCATAAAATACGGAAAAGAAAACGGAACTACAGAAGTTTCAATAAAAAATTTAACCGATAAAAAATTACTAATCCGCATAACCGATAATGGTTTTGGTATCGAAAAAAAACATATCAACCGTTTGTTTGAACGTTTTTATAGAACCGATAGCAGTCGTTCTCGCGATATTGGAGGATCGGGCTTAGGACTTTCAATTGTGAAGCATATAATTGAAGCGCATAACGAACATATTTATGT